Sequence from the uncultured Draconibacterium sp. genome:
GTTAAAAATGTGGCAGTGAATGTCGTAGTAAGTTGTCATAATTATGGGTTTAATAATTGTTATGCTTTGTTTGTGGTAATGCAAATGTCGAAGCCTTAGTTTTATAGGGGACTGTAACTAAAGACAAAAGCCTTGAATTGTTTTTCATGCGTCATTGGTTTGTGTTTGCAATCTCCGGGTCACAACTTTAGGATTTGTAAATTAATTGGATATACAAGTTATGAAATGAGCAGAAAAATAACAACTAATTGGTATGAATATATTTAGGTAGTGCTTTAAAAATAAAAAAGTCACTATCGTTTACTGATAGTGACTTTTACAGTTTATATACCGGCAAATTTGCTTTAACAAAAACAAAACAGCGCTGCAGCCAGGGCAGCTCCTGCAATTGGCCCCAGGATTGGAACCCATGAGTAGGCCCAGTCAGAACTTCCTTTGTTCGGAGCTTTTAACAGGCTATGGATAATACGTGGTCCCAAATCGCGGGCAGGGTTTATGGCGTAACCTGTTGGTCCGCCAAGACTTAAACCTATTGCCGTTACCAAAAGTGCAACCGGAAGCGCCCCAATCGAACCTAAACCAACTTCGACAGTTTGCAGCTGTTGGGTTTCAAACTTAAAGTCGGTGATGTAAAAGATTACAAATATCAGAACAAAGGTGCCGATAAGCTCGGTGATGAAGTTCTTTTTATAATTTCTGATGGCAGGTGTGGTAGCAAATACGCCCAGGAAACCAGCTTCATCTTTATGGGCTTTAAAATGATCATGGTAGGTAAGCCACACTAATATGGCTCCAAGCATTGCGCCAATAATTTCGCCGGCAATATAAATCGGAACTTTTGCCCACGGAAATATCCCCCCCATTGCAAGGCCAAGTGTTACAGCCGGATTTAAGTGAGCTCCGCTTATGGGGCCGGCTACAATTACGGCCATCATAACGGCCAGTCCCCAGCCCAGCGAAATTACAATCCATCCGCCATTATGGCCTTTTGTATCTTTCAATACTACATTAGCAACAACTCCGTCTCCCAGGAGTATCAATATCATCGTGGCAATGATTTCTGCTACAAATTCATTCATTTCAGTTATTCGTTTATTTAAATATAGTTCCTTAAAGCTTAGTTTTATTGTTTGCTATGGATTATAAGTAATAGCCTTTTGCAAGCTGGTAAAATTCTTCGACTTGTTGATCAATCCACCCGGAATCTTTGCCCAGTTCATTTGCCATTATTTTGGCCACTTTGGGGGCCATTTCTTCGGCAGCGCGTGCATCAAGATATAAAGCTCTTACCCGGCGTGCCAGAACATCGTCGAGGGTCATTGCCATTTCTTTTTTACATGCCCAAACTACTTCGGCAACTGTAAAGTCCAAACGCTCATGCAGTTTTTCCCCCAATTTAGGATTATCCTCAATCATTTCTTTAATGGCTTTTGCTTCCGATCCGTACACATAAAAATGATCATTAAGATCTATGTTTTTTGTGTAACCATGAATGGCCAGATTTTCGGTTTGGCAAGGACGTTCCGGTAGTCCAGCAAGGATAACGGCGTTGTTTATGGTGTCTTCACCCATTTTGCGGTAGGTTGTCCATTTCCCACCAGTAATGGTAATAAGCCCGGATAAACTCACAATCACTTTATGACTGCGGGAAATTTCTTTTGTCTTTTTCTCGCCATCTTCTTCAGGTGCGGCAAGCGGACGCAAACCTGCAAAGATACTTCGTACATCGCTTCTTTTTGGCGGGCGAGTGAGGTAGCGGCCGGCTGTGTTTAGTATGAACTCAATTTCTTCTTCCAAAGCTCTTGGTTCAAGGCTGGCTTCTTCAATAAGCGTATCGGTGGTTCCAACAACAACTTTTCCGCGCCACGGAACGGCAAACAGTACACGCCCGTCGTCGGTTTTGGGTATCATAATGGCGTGGTCGCCTTTTAGAAATTCATGATCGAGTACGAAGTGAATTCCCTGGCTGGGCACCACTTTTTTTGGGGTGCCGGGTTCATCCATTTGTAAAATTTCGTCGGTAAAAACACCGGTTGCATTTACCACTGCTTTGGCTTTTATCTCCAACTCGTCGCCACCAATCAGGTCTTTTGCTTTTACCCCGCAAATCATTCCTTCTTCGTCTTTTAGTAATCCGATAACCTTGGTGTAGTTTACTGCCACGCCATCGTAATCGATAACAGTTTGTGCAAGGTTTATCGAAAGTCTGGCATCGTCAAACTGTCCGTCGTGATATATTACACCGCCTGTTAATCCTTCTTCTTTAAGAGTTGGCAGGGCTTCCAGTGTTTCTTGTTTCGAGAGGTGAACGGAAGGGCCAAGCCCCAGCTTTCCGGCCATCATGTCGTAAACTTTCAATCCTACAGTGTAGAACGGACCTCCCCACCATTCGTAATTCGGAATAATAAACGATTGATTTTTAACCAGGTGAGGCGCATTTTGCCGCATTAATCCTCGTTCGCGGAGTGCTTCTAAAACCAGCGAAATATCTCCCTGGGCAAGATAGCGTACTCCGCCGTGTACCAGTTTGGTACTTCGGCTCGAGGTTCCTTTGGCAAAATCGGCACCTTCAAGCAGCAGTGTTTTGTATTTTCGGGTAGCAGATTCGAGCGCGACTCCCAGTCCTGAAGCACCACCGCCAATTACAACAATATCCCATTCAATATCGGCTTTGGCTTTACGTAATTGTTTGTGTCTTTTCATAAATTTCAGGCTTAGTAAATCGTTTATTCATCATCATCGTCGTCAATCCATTCTTTGGCTTTTGTAAGTGCCTTTTGCCATTTGCGAATAGATTTATCCATGATATCCTTTGAAATTTGTGGAGTAAAAGTTTTGTCTTTTTCCCATTGCGACTGTAATTCATCCAGATCTTGCCAGTAACCCACTGCCAAACCGGCAAGATAGGCAGCTCCCAAAGCGGTGGTTTCCAATTGGCGCGGGCGTATTACCGGAGATTGCAGGGTCTCGGATTGAAACTGTAACAGAAGGTTGTTTGCTGCCGCACCACCATCAACACGTAGTTCTTTAATTTCAATGCCGGAGTCGGCTTCCATCGCCTTCAGCACATCCATCACCTGAAAGGCAATTCCTTCTAATGTGGCTCGTGCAAAGTGTCCGTTCGATGTCCCACGGGTTATGCCAACCACAATACCACGTGCGTACTGGTCCCAGTGCGGAGCTCCAAGCCCGGTTAATGCCGGAACAAAATAAACACCTCCGTTGTCTTCAACCGAAAGCGCCAGGGCTTCAATTTCCGGTGCACTTTTTATCAGTCCCAGCTGGTCGCGAAGCCACTGAACTGCAGCTCCAGCAATAAAAATGCTTCCTTCCAGCGCATACGATACTTTTCCGTTTATCTTCCAGGCAATCGTAGTTACCAGGTTGTTTTCCGACAGGATGGCTTTTTCGCCGGTATTAAGCAGCATAAAACATCCTGTTCCGTAGGTGTTTTTAGCCATTCCCGGATGTATACATTGCTGACCAAACAAAGCAGCCTGTTGGTCGCCGGCAATACCGGCTATTGGTATTTCGTGCGCAAATATGGTTGTTTTGGTTTGTCCTACGACTTCGCTTGATGCACAAACTTCAGGCAACATACTTTTCGGTATATTAAAGAGTTCAAGCAGCTCTTTGTCCCAGCAGCAATCGTTTATATTATATAGTAATGTTCTGCTGGCATTGGTAATATCAGTAACGTGTTTGTCGCCACGGGTAAGTTTCCAGATTAACCACGAATCCACCGTTCCAAAAGCCAGTTTCCCGGCTTCTGCTTTTTCTCTTGCACCTTTAACATTGTCAAGAATCCATTGCACTTTGGTGCCCGAAAAATAGGCATCAATTACCAGCCCTGTTTTGGTGCGAATCAATTGCTGGTATCCTTTTTCTTTTAATGCATCGCAATATTTGGCTGTTCGCCGGTCTTGCCAAACAATAGCATTGTATACCGGTTCGCCGGTTTCTTTGTCCCAAACAATAGTTGTTTCGCGTTGGTTGGTTATACCAATTGCGGCAATGTTTTTTCCGTTAATTCCAATTTTTGTAATGGCCTCGGCTGCAACTGCTGCCTGCGACGACCA
This genomic interval carries:
- a CDS encoding MIP/aquaporin family protein, whose translation is MNEFVAEIIATMILILLGDGVVANVVLKDTKGHNGGWIVISLGWGLAVMMAVIVAGPISGAHLNPAVTLGLAMGGIFPWAKVPIYIAGEIIGAMLGAILVWLTYHDHFKAHKDEAGFLGVFATTPAIRNYKKNFITELIGTFVLIFVIFYITDFKFETQQLQTVEVGLGSIGALPVALLVTAIGLSLGGPTGYAINPARDLGPRIIHSLLKAPNKGSSDWAYSWVPILGPIAGAALAAALFCFC
- a CDS encoding glycerol-3-phosphate dehydrogenase/oxidase; the encoded protein is MKRHKQLRKAKADIEWDIVVIGGGASGLGVALESATRKYKTLLLEGADFAKGTSSRSTKLVHGGVRYLAQGDISLVLEALRERGLMRQNAPHLVKNQSFIIPNYEWWGGPFYTVGLKVYDMMAGKLGLGPSVHLSKQETLEALPTLKEEGLTGGVIYHDGQFDDARLSINLAQTVIDYDGVAVNYTKVIGLLKDEEGMICGVKAKDLIGGDELEIKAKAVVNATGVFTDEILQMDEPGTPKKVVPSQGIHFVLDHEFLKGDHAIMIPKTDDGRVLFAVPWRGKVVVGTTDTLIEEASLEPRALEEEIEFILNTAGRYLTRPPKRSDVRSIFAGLRPLAAPEEDGEKKTKEISRSHKVIVSLSGLITITGGKWTTYRKMGEDTINNAVILAGLPERPCQTENLAIHGYTKNIDLNDHFYVYGSEAKAIKEMIEDNPKLGEKLHERLDFTVAEVVWACKKEMAMTLDDVLARRVRALYLDARAAEEMAPKVAKIMANELGKDSGWIDQQVEEFYQLAKGYYL
- the glpK gene encoding glycerol kinase GlpK, with amino-acid sequence MNKYILAFDQGTTSSRAIVFDQLGAIKSVAHKEFEQIFPKPGWVEHDPNEIWSSQAAVAAEAITKIGINGKNIAAIGITNQRETTIVWDKETGEPVYNAIVWQDRRTAKYCDALKEKGYQQLIRTKTGLVIDAYFSGTKVQWILDNVKGAREKAEAGKLAFGTVDSWLIWKLTRGDKHVTDITNASRTLLYNINDCCWDKELLELFNIPKSMLPEVCASSEVVGQTKTTIFAHEIPIAGIAGDQQAALFGQQCIHPGMAKNTYGTGCFMLLNTGEKAILSENNLVTTIAWKINGKVSYALEGSIFIAGAAVQWLRDQLGLIKSAPEIEALALSVEDNGGVYFVPALTGLGAPHWDQYARGIVVGITRGTSNGHFARATLEGIAFQVMDVLKAMEADSGIEIKELRVDGGAAANNLLLQFQSETLQSPVIRPRQLETTALGAAYLAGLAVGYWQDLDELQSQWEKDKTFTPQISKDIMDKSIRKWQKALTKAKEWIDDDDDE